One Streptomyces sp. P9-A2 DNA window includes the following coding sequences:
- the pgsA gene encoding CDP-diacylglycerol--glycerol-3-phosphate 3-phosphatidyltransferase codes for MTGVPASAAGGPSGARRAAASPAGRSRPGGTPDGETPRTRTPASAGATGGAVSGVPSAVPGSTPHSVSHDVSNGGGRDGDGHPARGKKIAAAAVNQASVWNIANLLTMLRLLLVPAFVALMLADGGYDPVWRSFAWAAFAVAMITDLFDGHLARTYDLVTDFGKIADPIADKAIMGAALICLSVLEDLPWWVTGVILGRELGITLLRFLVIRYGVIPASRGGKLKTLTQGIAVGMYVLALTGWLATLRFWVMAAAVVFTVVTGLDYVRQAIVLRRQGIAERKAALEETQA; via the coding sequence ATGACGGGTGTCCCGGCATCCGCGGCGGGAGGCCCCTCCGGCGCGAGGAGGGCGGCGGCGAGTCCGGCCGGCCGTTCACGGCCCGGCGGGACTCCGGACGGTGAAACACCCCGGACCCGGACCCCGGCTTCCGCAGGCGCGACCGGCGGGGCCGTGAGCGGCGTTCCGAGTGCTGTTCCCGGCAGCACGCCGCACAGTGTGTCCCACGACGTTTCGAACGGCGGCGGCCGTGACGGCGACGGGCATCCGGCACGGGGCAAGAAGATCGCGGCGGCGGCTGTCAACCAGGCCAGCGTATGGAACATCGCCAACCTGCTCACCATGCTCCGGCTGCTCCTCGTTCCGGCCTTCGTCGCCCTGATGCTGGCCGACGGGGGATACGACCCGGTCTGGCGCTCGTTCGCCTGGGCCGCTTTCGCCGTCGCCATGATCACCGACCTGTTCGACGGTCATCTGGCGCGCACCTACGACCTGGTCACCGATTTCGGAAAGATCGCCGATCCCATCGCCGACAAGGCGATCATGGGAGCGGCGCTGATCTGTCTGTCCGTGCTGGAAGATCTCCCCTGGTGGGTCACCGGAGTCATCCTCGGCAGGGAACTCGGCATCACGCTCCTGCGTTTTCTGGTCATTCGCTACGGCGTGATTCCGGCGAGCCGCGGGGGCAAGCTCAAGACCCTCACCCAGGGCATCGCCGTCGGCATGTACGTGCTGGCACTGACGGGGTGGCTGGCGACTCTGCGGTTCTGGGTGATGGCGGCGGCCGTGGTATTCACGGTCGTGACCGGACTCGACTATGTGAGACAGGCCATCGTGCTGCGCCGACAGGGAATCGCGGAGCGGAAGGCCGCGTTGGAAGAGACGCAAGCGTGA
- the rimO gene encoding 30S ribosomal protein S12 methylthiotransferase RimO, with amino-acid sequence MPDRRTVALVTLGCARNEVDSEELAGRLEADGWQLVEDAEDADVAVVNTCGFVEAAKKDSVDALLEANDLKGHGRTQAVVAVGCMAERYGKELAEALPEADGVLGFDDYTDISDRLQTILNGGIHASHTPRDRRKLLPISPAERQESAASVALPGHAPVDLPEGLAPASGPRAPLRRRLEGTPVASVKLASGCDRRCSFCAIPSFRGSFISRRPSDVLGETRWLAEQGVKEVMLVSENNTSYGKDLGDIRLLESLLPELAEVDGIERVRVSYLQPAEMRPGLIDVLTSTPGVVPYFDLSFQHSAPDVLRAMRRFGDTDRFLELLDTIRSKAPEAGVRSNFIVGFPGESESDLAELERFLTHARLDAIGVFGYSDEEGTEAATYEHKLDEDVVAERLARVSRMAEELVSQRAEERVGETVHVLVESVDEEEGVYGRAAHQAPETDGQVLLTSGTGLRPGRMVEAKVVGTEGVDLVAEPLFQGSPALSEEAGR; translated from the coding sequence ATGCCTGATCGCCGCACCGTCGCACTCGTCACCCTTGGCTGCGCCCGTAACGAGGTGGACTCGGAGGAGCTCGCAGGCCGTTTGGAGGCGGACGGCTGGCAGCTCGTGGAGGACGCCGAGGACGCGGACGTCGCCGTCGTGAACACCTGCGGTTTCGTCGAAGCCGCCAAGAAGGACTCCGTCGACGCCCTCCTGGAAGCCAACGACCTCAAGGGCCACGGAAGAACGCAGGCCGTGGTGGCGGTGGGCTGCATGGCCGAGCGGTACGGCAAGGAACTCGCCGAAGCGCTCCCCGAGGCCGACGGCGTGCTCGGCTTCGACGACTACACCGACATCTCGGACCGCCTCCAGACCATCCTGAACGGCGGCATCCACGCCTCCCACACTCCGCGTGACCGGCGCAAGCTGCTGCCGATCAGCCCCGCCGAGCGGCAGGAGTCCGCCGCGTCCGTCGCACTCCCGGGGCACGCTCCGGTGGACCTGCCCGAGGGCCTCGCCCCGGCCTCCGGCCCCCGCGCGCCCCTGCGGCGCCGGCTGGAGGGCACCCCGGTCGCCTCCGTGAAGCTCGCCTCCGGCTGCGACCGGCGCTGCTCCTTCTGCGCCATCCCGTCCTTCCGCGGCTCCTTCATCTCGCGCCGCCCGAGCGACGTGCTGGGCGAGACGCGATGGCTGGCCGAGCAGGGCGTGAAGGAGGTCATGCTGGTCTCCGAGAACAACACCTCCTACGGCAAGGACCTCGGCGACATCCGCCTCCTGGAGTCCCTGCTGCCCGAGCTCGCCGAGGTCGACGGCATCGAGCGGGTCCGCGTCAGCTACCTCCAGCCCGCCGAGATGCGCCCCGGCCTGATCGACGTGCTGACCTCCACACCCGGGGTCGTCCCGTACTTCGACCTGTCCTTCCAGCACTCCGCGCCCGACGTGCTGCGCGCGATGCGCCGCTTCGGCGACACGGACCGCTTCCTGGAGCTCCTCGACACCATCCGGAGCAAGGCGCCCGAGGCCGGTGTGCGCTCCAACTTCATCGTCGGCTTCCCCGGCGAGTCCGAGTCCGACCTCGCCGAGCTCGAGCGGTTCCTGACCCACGCGCGGCTGGACGCCATCGGTGTCTTCGGCTACTCCGACGAGGAGGGCACCGAAGCGGCGACGTACGAGCACAAGCTGGACGAGGACGTCGTGGCGGAGCGGCTGGCGCGGGTCTCCCGGATGGCCGAGGAACTCGTCTCGCAGCGCGCCGAGGAGCGGGTCGGCGAGACCGTGCACGTGCTGGTGGAATCCGTCGACGAGGAGGAGGGCGTGTACGGCCGTGCGGCGCACCAGGCTCCCGAGACCGACGGTCAGGTGCTGCTCACGAGCGGCACGGGTCTGCGTCCGGGCCGTATGGTCGAGGCGAAGGTCGTCGGCACGGAAGGTGTCGACCTGGTGGCCGAGCCGCTGTTCCAGGGTTCGCCCGCGCTGAGCGAGGAGGCGGGCAGATGA
- a CDS encoding CinA family protein: MSSPAAEAVRLLTVKGVTLAVAESLTGGLVAAEITSVPGSSKVFRGSVTAYATELKHELLGVDATLLARSGAVDPQVAAEMAAGVRKALGADWGIATTGVAGPDPQDGQPVGTVYVAVHGPAAAVSGSAGGGKVEHLRLNGDRAEIRMESVRSVLALLLGELAGEQTGNERAQNTERNGGF, encoded by the coding sequence GTGAGCTCTCCGGCTGCCGAAGCGGTGCGACTACTCACCGTGAAGGGTGTGACGCTGGCCGTCGCGGAATCGCTGACCGGTGGTCTGGTGGCCGCGGAGATCACCTCCGTTCCCGGGTCGTCCAAGGTGTTCCGGGGTTCGGTCACGGCGTACGCCACCGAACTCAAGCATGAACTGCTGGGCGTCGACGCCACTCTGCTGGCGCGGAGCGGAGCGGTGGATCCGCAGGTGGCGGCGGAAATGGCGGCTGGTGTCCGCAAGGCACTGGGCGCGGACTGGGGGATCGCGACCACGGGCGTCGCCGGTCCGGATCCCCAGGACGGACAACCCGTCGGGACCGTTTACGTGGCCGTGCACGGGCCGGCGGCGGCGGTTTCGGGTTCTGCCGGTGGCGGAAAAGTGGAGCACCTGCGGTTGAACGGCGACCGGGCGGAAATTCGTATGGAGAGTGTACGCAGCGTACTCGCACTGCTTCTCGGGGAGCTTGCGGGCGAACAGACCGGGAATGAGCGGGCACAGAATACGGAACGGAACGGGGGGTTTTGA
- a CDS encoding Dps family protein, which produces MYVVKSPLSDENLKTVSEALQGALVDLVDLSLVAKQIHWNVVGQRFRSVHLQLDEVVALARTHTDTVAERAAALGVSPDGRAATVAVGSGIGVTPEGWVDDTAAVSAMVDALGAVIARMRERVDTTGEADPVSQDLLIAVTGDLEKQHWMFQAENG; this is translated from the coding sequence ATGTACGTCGTGAAGAGCCCATTGTCCGACGAGAACCTGAAGACTGTGTCCGAGGCGCTCCAGGGAGCCCTTGTCGACCTGGTGGACCTCAGCCTGGTGGCGAAGCAGATCCACTGGAACGTGGTCGGGCAGCGCTTCCGTTCCGTTCACCTGCAGCTCGACGAGGTGGTGGCCCTCGCGCGAACGCACACCGACACCGTGGCGGAGCGCGCCGCGGCGCTGGGTGTTTCCCCCGACGGGCGCGCCGCGACGGTGGCCGTCGGCAGCGGCATCGGGGTGACCCCTGAGGGCTGGGTCGACGACACGGCCGCGGTGAGTGCCATGGTGGACGCACTGGGCGCGGTGATCGCGCGGATGCGCGAGAGGGTCGACACGACAGGTGAGGCGGATCCGGTGAGCCAGGACCTCCTCATCGCGGTGACGGGGGATCTCGAGAAGCAGCATTGGATGTTCCAGGCCGAGAACGGGTGA
- a CDS encoding Fpg/Nei family DNA glycosylase: protein MPEGDTVRQAAKRLHSALASTVLTRSDLRVPRFATADLTGRTVLDVTPRGKHLLTRVEGGLTLHSHLRMDGSWRVYANGQRWNGGPAHQIRAILGNADRTAVGYRLPVLELLRTTDEDRVVGHLGPDLLGPDWDPSLAMANLLSDPALPLGEALLDQRNLAGIGNVYKSELCFLLGVTPWLPIGELPAEHAARLPGFAKKLLEHNRDRPIRSTTGRRDQNLFVYGRAARPCLRCRTAVRRADQGDGSRDRPTYWCPACQHGPAPVPGS from the coding sequence ATGCCCGAAGGAGACACCGTCCGGCAGGCCGCGAAGCGGCTGCACAGCGCCCTCGCGAGCACGGTGCTGACCCGTAGCGACCTGCGGGTGCCCCGGTTCGCCACGGCCGACCTCACCGGCCGCACCGTCCTGGACGTCACCCCGCGCGGCAAGCATCTCCTCACCCGTGTCGAGGGCGGCCTGACCCTGCACTCGCACCTGCGCATGGACGGCTCCTGGCGTGTGTACGCGAACGGGCAGCGCTGGAACGGCGGCCCCGCCCACCAGATCCGCGCGATCCTGGGCAACGCCGACCGCACCGCCGTCGGCTACCGCCTGCCCGTCCTCGAGCTCCTGCGCACCACCGACGAGGACCGTGTGGTCGGCCACCTCGGCCCCGACCTCCTCGGCCCGGACTGGGATCCCTCTCTGGCGATGGCCAACCTGCTCAGCGACCCGGCCCTCCCGCTCGGCGAGGCGCTCCTCGACCAGCGCAATCTCGCCGGCATCGGCAACGTGTACAAGAGCGAGCTCTGCTTCCTGCTCGGTGTCACGCCCTGGCTCCCCATCGGCGAACTGCCCGCCGAACACGCCGCTCGGCTGCCCGGATTCGCGAAGAAACTGCTGGAGCACAACCGCGACCGCCCCATCCGCAGCACCACGGGACGCCGTGACCAGAACCTGTTCGTCTACGGCCGCGCGGCCCGCCCCTGCCTGCGCTGCCGCACCGCGGTCCGCCGGGCCGACCAGGGCGACGGCTCCCGCGACCGCCCCACCTACTGGTGCCCCGCCTGCCAGCATGGCCCGGCCCCGGTCCCCGGCTCCTGA
- a CDS encoding ATP-dependent helicase — translation MVSTPHPALDGFSAATRGWFTGAFSEPTAAQAGAWRALQEGADVLVVAPTGSGKTLAAFLAALDQLAATPPPADHRKRCRILYVSPLKALAVDVERNLRSPLTGIRQESVRLGLPEPEVKVGIRSGDTPPAERRALSTRPPDILITTPESLFLMLTSAARDALTGIETVILDEVHAVAGTKRGAHLGLSLERLDELLPRPARRIGLSATVRPVDEIARFLSPRGKVEVVQPKAGKEFDLSVVVPVEDLGELGGSPVADASEGAGAAERPSIWPHVEERITDLVLSHRSTIVFANSRRLAERLCNRLNEIAYERATGEPLDEHHSPAELMGGSGAAQGAPAVIARAHHGSVSKEQRAQVEEDLKAGRLPAVVATSSLELGIDMGAVDLVVQVESPPSVASGLQRVGRAGHQVGAVSTGVVFPKYRGDLVQAAVVTERMRTGSIESLRVPANPLDVLAQQIVAMTAMDPWRFDDLLAMVRRAAPFSSLPESAFTAVLDMLAGRYPSDAFAELRPRVVWDRVTGEITGRPGAQRLAVTSGGTIPDRGLFGVFLAGSDPKKGGGRVGELDEEMVYESRVGDVFTLGTSTWRIEDITRDRVLVSPAPGVPGRLPFWKGDQLGRPLELGRAVGAFLREVGSLSREEARGRLLAAGLDAWAADNVLSYLDEQRRACGHVPDDRTVVVERFRDELGDWRVVVHSPFGAQVHAPWALALGARLSERYGMDAQVMHADDGIVLRLPDADLMGLDLLDQEPVRAGTGYDADQAPLGAADVVFDKGEVDQVVTDQVGGSALFASRFRECAARALLLPRRSPGKRTPLWQQRQRASQLLQVAGEFGSFPIVLEAVRECLQDVFDVPGLVELMGDLESRKVRLVEVTTPEPSPFARSLLFGYVAQFLYEGDSPLAERRAAALSLDSRMLAELLGQAELRELLDAEVLTELERELQWLTEDRRVKDAEGVADLLRVLGPLTGAELAERGAEPQWAADLASARRAIRVRVAGTEHWAAIEDAGRLRDALGTALPVGVPEAFTEPVKDPLGDLLARYARTHGPFTSATAAARFGLGVAVTEGALQRLSAAGRVVQGEFHPAGIGQEWCDAAVLRRLRRRSLAALRHELEPVPPAALAQFLPQWQHIGKGHTLRGVDGLVRAIEQLQGASVPASALEKLVLPSRVTHYAPAMLDELTATGEVVWAGAGSLPGKDGWVSLHLADTAPLLLPPPHPLETTALHRSVLDALSGGYGLFFRQIADQVRATTHPGVTDPQLADAVWDLAWSGRLTNDTLAPLRSLLGSGRTAGSTAHRAKRQAPRGRYGSLTAAARGTSRTGPPTVAGRWSLLPDRETDPTVRAHALARTLLDRHGVVTRGAVAAEGVEGGFSAVYRVLSAFEETGQARRGYVVEGLGAAQFAMDGAVDRLRAAASARERGDVLPGAGPDDPFEGAPFGVGPDVPGGPDPLALHGFAPPSDGSHEPAPGHDGFPRLPDGADRAPYPRPSPGDYVSPRDLAAQTPGPRRQGAHPSYDPFTGRRTGPDRAPRAVVLAAADPANAYGAALGWSEPPSGAGHKPGRKAGSLVVLVDGELTLYVERGGKTVLAWPADPDGEPADDPCLPAAAEALAAAARAGSLGTVTVERVNGASALTSALGSLLEAAGFVATPRGLRLRA, via the coding sequence ATGGTCAGTACACCGCACCCGGCCCTGGACGGCTTCTCCGCCGCGACCCGCGGCTGGTTCACGGGGGCGTTCTCCGAGCCCACCGCGGCCCAGGCGGGCGCGTGGCGTGCCCTCCAGGAGGGCGCCGACGTGCTGGTGGTCGCCCCCACCGGATCCGGTAAGACGCTGGCCGCCTTCCTCGCGGCCCTGGACCAGCTGGCCGCCACGCCCCCGCCCGCGGACCACCGCAAGCGCTGCCGCATCCTGTACGTCTCCCCGCTCAAGGCCCTGGCTGTCGATGTCGAGCGCAATCTGCGCAGCCCGCTGACCGGCATCCGCCAGGAGTCCGTGCGTCTGGGGCTGCCCGAGCCCGAGGTGAAGGTCGGGATCCGCTCCGGCGACACCCCGCCCGCCGAGCGCCGGGCCCTGTCCACCCGCCCGCCCGACATCCTGATCACCACCCCGGAGTCCCTGTTCCTGATGCTGACGTCGGCCGCGCGCGACGCGCTGACGGGCATCGAGACGGTGATCCTGGACGAGGTGCACGCGGTCGCCGGTACCAAGCGCGGGGCGCATCTGGGGCTGTCCCTGGAGCGGCTGGACGAACTGCTGCCCCGGCCGGCCCGCCGTATCGGCCTGTCGGCGACGGTCCGTCCGGTCGACGAGATCGCCCGTTTCCTGTCCCCGCGCGGCAAGGTGGAGGTCGTCCAGCCCAAGGCGGGCAAGGAGTTCGACCTGTCCGTCGTGGTCCCGGTCGAGGACCTGGGCGAGCTGGGCGGCTCCCCGGTGGCGGACGCCTCCGAGGGGGCCGGGGCGGCGGAGCGCCCGTCGATCTGGCCGCACGTCGAGGAGCGGATCACCGATCTGGTCCTGTCCCACCGTTCGACGATCGTGTTCGCGAACTCCCGCCGCCTCGCGGAACGACTGTGCAACCGGCTCAACGAGATCGCCTACGAGCGGGCCACCGGCGAGCCCCTGGACGAACACCACTCCCCCGCCGAACTGATGGGCGGGTCCGGAGCCGCCCAGGGCGCACCCGCCGTCATCGCCCGCGCGCACCACGGCTCGGTGTCCAAGGAGCAGCGTGCCCAGGTCGAGGAGGACCTCAAGGCGGGCCGGCTGCCCGCGGTGGTGGCCACCTCCAGTCTTGAGCTGGGTATCGACATGGGCGCGGTCGACCTGGTGGTCCAGGTGGAGTCGCCGCCGTCCGTGGCCTCGGGGCTCCAGCGGGTCGGCCGCGCGGGGCACCAGGTGGGGGCGGTCTCCACCGGTGTGGTGTTCCCGAAGTACCGGGGCGACCTCGTCCAGGCCGCCGTGGTCACCGAGCGGATGCGGACGGGCTCCATCGAGTCGCTGCGCGTTCCCGCGAACCCGCTGGACGTCCTGGCCCAGCAGATCGTCGCCATGACGGCCATGGACCCCTGGCGGTTCGACGACCTGCTGGCGATGGTCCGCCGGGCCGCGCCCTTCTCCTCACTGCCCGAGTCGGCTTTCACAGCCGTACTGGACATGCTCGCCGGGCGCTATCCCTCCGACGCGTTCGCGGAACTGCGCCCGCGCGTGGTGTGGGACAGGGTCACGGGCGAGATCACCGGACGCCCGGGGGCGCAGCGGCTCGCCGTCACCTCCGGGGGCACCATCCCCGACCGGGGCCTGTTCGGGGTGTTCCTCGCGGGTTCCGACCCCAAGAAGGGCGGCGGACGGGTCGGTGAGCTCGACGAGGAGATGGTCTACGAGTCCCGCGTCGGCGATGTGTTCACACTGGGCACCAGTACCTGGCGCATCGAGGACATCACGCGCGACCGGGTGCTGGTCTCCCCGGCCCCGGGCGTACCGGGCCGGCTCCCGTTCTGGAAGGGGGACCAGCTGGGCCGCCCGCTGGAGCTGGGCCGCGCGGTGGGCGCCTTCCTGCGCGAGGTCGGCTCGCTGTCCCGGGAGGAGGCGCGTGGGCGGCTTCTCGCCGCCGGGCTCGACGCCTGGGCCGCGGACAATGTGCTGTCCTACCTTGACGAGCAGCGCCGGGCCTGCGGCCATGTCCCGGACGACCGCACCGTCGTCGTGGAGCGCTTCCGTGACGAACTCGGCGACTGGCGGGTCGTCGTGCACTCCCCGTTCGGCGCCCAGGTGCACGCACCGTGGGCGCTGGCGCTCGGGGCCCGTCTCTCGGAGCGGTACGGCATGGACGCCCAGGTGATGCACGCCGACGACGGCATCGTGCTGCGCCTGCCGGACGCCGACCTGATGGGCCTGGACCTGCTCGACCAGGAGCCGGTGCGGGCGGGCACCGGGTACGACGCGGACCAGGCACCGCTGGGCGCCGCGGACGTCGTCTTCGACAAGGGGGAGGTCGACCAGGTCGTCACCGACCAGGTGGGCGGCTCGGCGCTGTTCGCGTCCCGCTTCCGCGAGTGCGCCGCCCGCGCGCTGTTGTTGCCGCGCCGCAGCCCCGGTAAGCGCACCCCGTTGTGGCAGCAGCGTCAGCGTGCGTCCCAGCTGCTCCAGGTGGCGGGCGAGTTCGGCTCGTTCCCGATCGTCCTGGAGGCGGTCCGCGAATGTCTTCAGGACGTCTTCGACGTCCCCGGGCTCGTCGAGCTGATGGGCGACCTGGAGTCACGCAAGGTGCGGCTCGTCGAGGTCACCACCCCCGAGCCGTCTCCCTTCGCCCGCTCGCTGCTGTTCGGATATGTCGCCCAGTTCCTGTACGAGGGCGACTCCCCGCTCGCCGAGCGCCGTGCGGCGGCCCTGTCGCTGGACTCACGAATGCTGGCCGAGCTGCTCGGTCAGGCGGAGCTGCGCGAGCTGCTCGACGCCGAGGTGCTGACCGAGCTGGAGCGTGAGCTGCAGTGGCTCACCGAGGACCGGCGGGTCAAGGACGCGGAGGGCGTCGCCGACCTGCTGCGCGTGCTCGGCCCGCTCACCGGGGCCGAGCTGGCGGAGCGGGGCGCCGAGCCGCAATGGGCCGCGGACCTGGCGTCGGCACGCCGCGCGATCCGGGTCCGTGTCGCCGGCACGGAGCATTGGGCGGCGATCGAGGACGCCGGGCGGCTGCGCGACGCGCTGGGCACGGCGCTGCCGGTCGGCGTACCGGAGGCGTTCACCGAACCGGTCAAGGACCCGCTCGGCGATCTGCTCGCGCGGTACGCGCGCACACACGGACCGTTCACGTCGGCCACGGCCGCGGCCCGCTTCGGGCTGGGCGTGGCGGTCACCGAGGGCGCCCTGCAGCGGCTCTCGGCGGCGGGCAGGGTCGTCCAGGGCGAGTTCCACCCGGCCGGGATCGGCCAGGAATGGTGCGACGCGGCCGTGCTGCGCAGACTGCGCCGCCGTTCCCTGGCCGCCCTGCGGCACGAGCTGGAACCGGTGCCGCCGGCCGCGCTCGCCCAGTTCCTCCCCCAGTGGCAGCACATCGGCAAGGGTCATACGCTGCGCGGCGTCGATGGTCTGGTGCGCGCGATCGAGCAGTTGCAGGGTGCGTCCGTGCCCGCGTCCGCCCTGGAGAAGCTGGTCCTGCCCTCCCGGGTCACGCACTACGCCCCCGCGATGCTGGACGAGCTCACGGCCACCGGCGAGGTGGTGTGGGCCGGCGCCGGTTCCCTCCCGGGCAAGGACGGCTGGGTCTCCCTCCACCTCGCGGACACGGCCCCGCTGCTGCTGCCGCCACCACACCCCCTGGAGACGACCGCCCTGCACCGGTCGGTCCTCGACGCCCTCTCCGGCGGCTACGGGCTGTTCTTCCGTCAGATCGCCGACCAGGTCCGCGCCACCACCCACCCCGGGGTCACCGATCCTCAACTGGCGGATGCCGTCTGGGACCTGGCCTGGTCCGGCAGGCTGACCAACGACACGCTCGCTCCCCTGCGCTCGCTGCTGGGCTCGGGCCGCACCGCGGGCTCCACCGCCCACCGCGCGAAGCGCCAGGCCCCGCGCGGACGCTACGGCTCACTCACGGCAGCCGCCCGCGGCACTTCCCGTACCGGCCCTCCGACGGTCGCCGGTCGCTGGTCGCTGCTGCCGGACCGGGAGACCGACCCCACGGTTCGCGCCCACGCGCTGGCCCGGACCCTGCTCGACCGGCACGGCGTGGTCACCCGGGGCGCGGTCGCCGCCGAGGGCGTCGAGGGCGGATTCTCCGCGGTCTACCGTGTTCTGTCGGCCTTCGAGGAGACCGGACAGGCCCGTCGCGGCTATGTGGTGGAAGGCCTGGGGGCCGCCCAGTTCGCCATGGACGGCGCCGTGGACCGCCTCCGCGCGGCGGCCAGCGCCCGCGAACGGGGTGACGTCCTCCCCGGGGCCGGCCCGGACGACCCGTTCGAGGGCGCGCCCTTCGGCGTCGGCCCTGACGTCCCCGGCGGTCCTGATCCCCTCGCCCTTCACGGCTTCGCCCCGCCCTCCGACGGCTCCCACGAACCCGCCCCCGGCCACGACGGATTCCCCCGCCTCCCGGACGGCGCCGACCGGGCACCGTACCCGCGGCCGTCGCCGGGCGACTACGTCTCCCCGCGCGACCTCGCCGCGCAGACGCCCGGCCCCCGGCGGCAGGGAGCGCACCCGTCGTACGACCCCTTCACTGGCCGGCGCACCGGTCCGGACCGCGCCCCGCGGGCCGTCGTCCTGGCCGCCGCCGACCCCGCGAACGCGTACGGTGCGGCTCTGGGCTGGTCCGAGCCCCCCTCGGGTGCCGGGCACAAACCGGGGCGCAAAGCGGGCTCGCTGGTGGTTCTCGTCGACGGTGAGCTGACGCTCTACGTGGAGCGCGGTGGCAAGACGGTGCTGGCCTGGCCCGCGGACCCGGACGGCGAGCCCGCCGACGACCCCTGCCTTCCCGCCGCGGCGGAGGCCCTCGCCGCCGCTGCCCGCGCGGGTTCCCTCGGGACGGTCACCGTGGAGCGGGTCAACGGTGCCTCGGCCCTGACCTCCGCGCTCGGGTCGCTCCTGGAGGCCGCGGGCTTCGTCGCCACCCCCAGAGGCCTGCGTCTCCGCGCCTGA
- a CDS encoding helix-turn-helix domain-containing protein — MSIGNSPEDERPFDDVSDVPDVSDDVSEGDRPSVGHALKQARIAAGLTVDDVTTATRVRIAIVHAIEADNFEPCGGDVYARGHIRTLARAVHLDPAPLITRYDTEHGGRPAPTPAAPLFEAERIRPERRGPNWTAAMVAAIVAVIGFVGFTMVNGGDGDKANVADGDATASASESPTPKSQKTTAPEPGASDSAIAAAPQDKVIVKVSAPDGRSWISAKDHSGRLLFDGLLAQGDSKTFEDSSKINLVLGDAGAIDLFVNGKKIEDDWQPGAVERLTYTKGDPQAG, encoded by the coding sequence GTGTCCATCGGCAACTCTCCTGAAGACGAGCGTCCGTTCGACGACGTATCCGACGTACCCGACGTGTCCGACGACGTCTCCGAGGGAGACCGCCCCTCCGTCGGGCATGCGCTGAAGCAGGCGCGCATCGCCGCCGGCCTCACCGTCGACGACGTCACCACCGCCACCCGGGTCCGTATCGCCATCGTGCACGCCATCGAGGCGGACAACTTCGAGCCCTGCGGCGGCGACGTCTACGCGCGCGGGCACATCCGAACCCTGGCCCGGGCCGTGCACCTCGACCCCGCCCCGCTGATCACCCGGTACGACACCGAGCACGGAGGCCGTCCGGCCCCCACCCCGGCCGCCCCCCTGTTCGAGGCGGAGCGCATCCGTCCCGAGCGGCGCGGGCCCAACTGGACCGCCGCCATGGTGGCCGCGATCGTCGCCGTCATCGGCTTCGTCGGGTTCACGATGGTCAACGGCGGCGACGGCGACAAGGCGAACGTCGCCGACGGCGACGCCACTGCGAGCGCGTCCGAATCGCCCACACCCAAGTCGCAGAAGACCACCGCCCCCGAGCCGGGGGCCTCCGACAGCGCCATCGCGGCCGCGCCGCAGGACAAGGTGATCGTCAAGGTGAGCGCCCCCGACGGGCGCAGCTGGATCTCCGCCAAGGACCACAGCGGCCGGCTGCTCTTCGACGGGCTGCTCGCGCAGGGCGACTCCAAGACCTTCGAGGACAGCTCGAAGATCAACCTCGTGCTCGGTGACGCCGGCGCGATCGACCTCTTCGTCAACGGCAAGAAGATCGAGGACGACTGGCAGCCGGGCGCCGTGGAGCGCCTGACCTACACCAAGGGCGATCCGCAGGCCGGATAG
- a CDS encoding helix-turn-helix domain-containing protein, with protein MILLRRLLGDVLRRQRQRQGRTLREVSSSARVSLGYLSEVERGQKEASSELLSAICDALDVRMSELMREVSDELALAELARSAAATPSEPVPAPVRPMLGSVSVTGVPPERVTIKAPAEAVDVVAA; from the coding sequence ATGATTCTGCTCCGTCGCCTGCTGGGTGACGTGCTGCGTCGGCAGCGCCAGCGCCAGGGCCGTACTCTGCGCGAAGTCTCCTCGTCCGCCCGAGTCTCACTCGGCTATCTCTCCGAGGTGGAGCGGGGGCAGAAGGAGGCTTCCTCCGAGCTGCTCTCCGCGATCTGCGACGCGCTGGACGTACGGATGTCCGAGCTCATGCGGGAAGTGAGCGACGAGCTCGCCCTCGCCGAGCTGGCCCGGTCGGCTGCAGCAACCCCCAGCGAACCCGTACCCGCGCCGGTTCGCCCGATGCTGGGTTCCGTCTCGGTGACCGGTGTGCCACCGGAACGGGTGACCATCAAGGCGCCCGCCGAAGCGGTGGACGTCGTCGCCGCCTGA